CGCAAGCCAAAATTTTGATTGACGCCGCCCAGAGTTCTAGCCACATCAAGATTGACGTGCAAAAGCTGGACTGCGATTTTCTCGCCTTCAGCGGCCACAAGATGTACGGTCCGACGGGAATCGGCGTTCTTTACGGCAAGTACGAAGTACTCGACAGCATGCCGCCCTGGCACGGCGGCGGCGAAATGATCAAGAATGTGACTTTCGAAAAGACGACCTACGCCGATGTCCCCGCACGCTTTGAAGCAGGCACGCCCGCCATTGCCGAAGTCATCGGTCTCGGAAAGGCTGTAGAATGGCTGAACGAAAAAGGCCTTGAAAACATCCGTGAGCACGAAGCACAAATTACGCAGTACGCCTTGAAGCAGCTCGCCGAAATCCCGCAAGTGAAAGTTCTTGGCAATCCGAAGGAACGCGGTGCGCTCATCAGCATCACGTTGGACGGAATCGCCGTCGGCGACGCCGCCATGATTCTCGACGAAGAAAACGTCGCCGTACGCAGCGGGCATCACTGCGCGCAGCCGGTAATGGACCGCTTTGGCGTAGACGCCACGCTCCGCTTGAGCTTTGGCGCTTACACGCTCGAACGCGACATCGACCGTTTTGTTGCGGGCATCAAGCGCGTGATTAGGTTGTTCGCTTAGACAATCACACCATTAGAAAAACCTCCCCAATGAACTCAAAGGGGAGGCATTTTTTATTTAAACCGTAACTAGAAACTAGTCTTTAATGCAGCGAACTGCAAAAGCGCTTCTCATATCTGCAGAAAGGACATCCGTCCTAAAGACAGCAGTCAAAACCAGCACATACGCGTTTGTTTCATCCACCATCGAAGAAGACCACAAGTCTCCGTA
This genomic window from Fibrobacter succinogenes contains:
- a CDS encoding aminotransferase class V-fold PLP-dependent enzyme: MFNAELTRNEFPMLVAGDKEQKPLAFLDSTATTQKPACVIDAMDDFYREHYSSVKRGVYRLSARTTEAFEKTRKDVAKFINAKTEDEIVFTRGTTESINLVAWSYGRKFFNEGDEVLISALEHHANIVSWQLVAEMKGAKIKVIPVKDDGDLDLAALPNLLTPRTKMVAVAHVSNSVGTVNPIAEIIATVRKLAPQAKILIDAAQSSSHIKIDVQKLDCDFLAFSGHKMYGPTGIGVLYGKYEVLDSMPPWHGGGEMIKNVTFEKTTYADVPARFEAGTPAIAEVIGLGKAVEWLNEKGLENIREHEAQITQYALKQLAEIPQVKVLGNPKERGALISITLDGIAVGDAAMILDEENVAVRSGHHCAQPVMDRFGVDATLRLSFGAYTLERDIDRFVAGIKRVIRLFA